A genomic stretch from Thermodesulfovibrionales bacterium includes:
- a CDS encoding universal stress protein, with protein sequence MYDNILVAFDGSDYSKAALTEISHWINRHGGNVSLVHAVYFDEEEFSIAPEQREKRLELGKKICFQKKEKLSSEFGLDADSLVCEGDPPEVIVDIASEKKADLIAMGTHGRRGLKRLLMGSVTSAVIVQAPCDVLVVKRPCSKCTGTYRSIMVPFDGSDSGRSALSRACHLAKIDNAEITALYVIPRYEEMIDFFKTESIRSSLGQEARKIVDSAADLAAAQGISIKTEIVEGQAAEKIVDSAKKMKIDLIAMGSHGHRGVDKAILGSTAERVIMYAACPVLVVKR encoded by the coding sequence ATGTATGACAACATCCTGGTAGCCTTTGACGGATCAGACTATAGCAAGGCGGCCCTTACGGAAATTTCCCACTGGATAAACAGGCACGGCGGGAATGTCTCCCTTGTCCACGCCGTTTACTTTGACGAAGAGGAATTCAGCATCGCTCCCGAACAGAGGGAAAAGCGGCTGGAACTGGGAAAGAAGATATGCTTCCAGAAAAAGGAGAAACTATCCTCAGAATTCGGTCTTGACGCAGACTCTCTGGTCTGCGAGGGGGACCCGCCGGAAGTTATCGTCGATATCGCGAGCGAAAAAAAAGCTGATCTCATCGCCATGGGCACCCATGGCAGAAGGGGTCTCAAGAGGCTCTTGATGGGAAGCGTGACGTCAGCGGTGATCGTCCAAGCCCCCTGCGACGTTCTCGTGGTTAAGAGGCCCTGCAGCAAGTGCACGGGAACGTATAGATCCATCATGGTTCCCTTTGACGGTTCCGACTCCGGCAGGAGTGCCCTCAGCAGGGCGTGTCATCTGGCAAAGATTGACAATGCCGAAATAACAGCCCTCTATGTCATCCCCCGGTATGAGGAGATGATCGATTTCTTCAAGACCGAGTCGATAAGGAGCAGTCTCGGTCAGGAGGCAAGAAAGATCGTCGACAGTGCAGCAGACCTCGCAGCGGCCCAGGGCATTTCGATCAAGACTGAGATCGTCGAGGGACAGGCTGCGGAAAAGATCGTCGACAGTGCGAAGAAGATGAAGATCGACCTGATAGCCATGGGCAGTCACGGACACCGGGGTGTTGATAAGGCAATCCTTGGAAGCACTGCCGAAAGGGTCATCATGTATGCCGCCTGTCCCGTACTGGTCGTAAAACGGTAA
- a CDS encoding FtsX-like permease family protein: MKAKLNIVSFAVKNLRRKIVRTALLLLAVAVVTGTLFSATLFISSMQNALKIGTYRLGADVLIVPEKYEAQARSALLAGEPTSFYMKHDVLDQARKVEGVKAASPQVFVKPASFTCCYNVDVFLVAFEPGTDFTVTPWVEKHLKRPLGMNEVITGRDVPVITGDSLPFFGTIFKVVGTLEPTGMKFFDRSVFMTLDAAYKMAEDSKTKSMQPIDLPAKSISAVLVQVSEGFTPDRVAIRLEHEINGVKAIASDEVISTVRRQLSGILKGIYAVSGVLWVLALLMMGFAFSMMVNERQREIGVLRAMGAKKRHIFRLVVTEALMIAILGGLVGLSGGALLVASFRKLIIHSLKLPYLLPSLPVLTELVFGALIFSLFTGFLAVIVPAVTASRMEPYDAIRRGE, encoded by the coding sequence ATGAAGGCAAAACTGAATATAGTATCCTTTGCGGTGAAAAACCTGAGGAGGAAGATCGTACGAACAGCCCTCCTCCTTTTGGCCGTTGCCGTTGTCACGGGGACCTTATTCTCCGCAACCCTCTTCATTTCGAGCATGCAGAATGCTCTGAAGATCGGGACTTACAGGCTCGGTGCGGATGTCCTCATTGTCCCGGAAAAATATGAAGCCCAGGCCCGTTCCGCACTCCTTGCAGGAGAACCGACAAGCTTTTATATGAAGCACGACGTCCTCGATCAGGCAAGGAAGGTTGAAGGCGTCAAGGCAGCATCACCCCAGGTATTTGTAAAGCCTGCTTCCTTCACCTGCTGTTACAACGTCGACGTTTTTCTCGTCGCCTTTGAGCCGGGAACGGACTTTACGGTAACGCCCTGGGTCGAAAAACACCTCAAGCGACCCCTCGGCATGAATGAAGTGATCACAGGACGGGATGTGCCGGTGATCACCGGTGACTCCCTGCCCTTTTTCGGGACGATCTTCAAGGTGGTGGGAACCCTCGAACCGACGGGTATGAAGTTCTTTGATCGCTCTGTCTTCATGACGCTCGACGCGGCTTACAAGATGGCCGAGGATTCGAAGACCAAATCGATGCAGCCCATCGATCTCCCGGCAAAGAGCATCTCTGCCGTCCTTGTCCAGGTCTCTGAGGGTTTTACTCCGGACAGGGTAGCGATACGGCTTGAGCATGAAATCAATGGCGTGAAGGCGATAGCCTCCGACGAGGTCATCAGCACCGTGCGAAGACAATTGAGCGGCATCTTGAAAGGGATCTATGCCGTGAGCGGCGTTCTCTGGGTGCTGGCCCTCCTCATGATGGGATTCGCTTTTTCGATGATGGTGAACGAACGGCAGAGGGAGATCGGTGTCCTGAGGGCAATGGGCGCAAAGAAGAGACATATCTTCCGGCTCGTCGTGACGGAGGCGTTGATGATAGCGATTCTCGGAGGACTTGTTGGTCTCAGCGGCGGCGCCCTCCTCGTGGCTTCATTCAGAAAGCTCATTATCCATAGCCTCAAGCTCCCCTATCTCCTCCCGTCCCTGCCCGTGCTCACGGAGCTCGTCTTCGGAGCGCTCATCTTCTCGCTCTTCACCGGGTTCCTCGCAGTCATCGTCCCGGCAGTCACTGCCAGCCGCATGGAGCCTTATGATGCGATCAGGAGGGGAGAATAG
- a CDS encoding TIGR02186 family protein has translation MKEIWTSEVGRGKITFCLSIALLVLFVITRYPGQASAALTVTANHDRIKIDFLYHGSSVSVRGEADAGTDLIVKIASPEGHEALKKKGKMAGLLWMNVGELTFEGVPTLYFVHSTRKLEDILSREEMDKYVIGYPALERHAELKPALTEGEKDLWFREFLKYKQASRLYDMSSGKLYTSDMKKESPDLAAGKEGKQNYYTLLDWPYQAPPGDYIVTVYAVKDNKVIEKAETAVVVEQVGLVKTLSSMAKNRGALYGMLSILAALGAGFGVGMVFRKGGGAH, from the coding sequence ATGAAAGAGATATGGACATCAGAAGTCGGAAGAGGGAAGATAACGTTCTGCTTATCGATAGCACTCCTTGTCCTCTTCGTTATCACGAGATATCCGGGTCAGGCTTCGGCAGCACTCACGGTCACAGCAAACCATGACCGCATAAAGATCGACTTCCTGTACCACGGAAGCTCGGTCAGCGTGAGGGGCGAGGCAGATGCAGGGACCGACCTTATTGTCAAGATAGCGTCACCAGAAGGGCATGAGGCATTGAAGAAAAAAGGGAAAATGGCCGGCTTATTGTGGATGAATGTGGGCGAACTCACCTTTGAAGGTGTCCCGACCCTCTATTTCGTCCATAGCACAAGGAAGCTTGAAGATATCCTGAGCCGGGAAGAGATGGACAAATATGTCATCGGTTATCCTGCTCTCGAAAGACACGCTGAACTGAAACCTGCCCTGACGGAAGGAGAAAAGGACCTGTGGTTCCGGGAATTTCTCAAGTACAAACAGGCATCGAGACTCTACGACATGTCTTCGGGAAAACTCTACACTTCCGATATGAAGAAAGAATCTCCTGACCTCGCGGCGGGGAAGGAAGGAAAACAGAACTACTACACCCTTCTGGACTGGCCATACCAGGCGCCTCCCGGTGACTATATCGTTACTGTCTACGCCGTCAAAGACAACAAGGTCATCGAAAAGGCAGAAACGGCGGTTGTCGTGGAGCAGGTGGGGCTGGTAAAGACCCTCTCTTCCATGGCAAAGAACAGAGGAGCACTCTACGGAATGCTCTCAATACTCGCTGCCCTCGGCGCAGGCTTTGGAGTCGGAATGGTCTTCAGGAAAGGCGGAGGAGCGCATTAG
- a CDS encoding tetratricopeptide repeat protein, translating into MMKRTLGFLVSILMMFSLPTACSKKQEEQRPSSAANPYTSESVYAEVQKKIESNPRDPDLWYHLSELYDRNAQYKEEIEALKKVIELKPDMGYAYFRLGTAYNRLGQHREAVESFKKALKYMPDYPVAYNNLAIAYGKLGMTDEEISALKKAIALRPSYATARYNLGVAYMKAGRKNEAMTMYRELKKSDEGMADALMKEIESHGRGK; encoded by the coding sequence ATGATGAAAAGAACTCTTGGATTTCTCGTTTCTATCCTCATGATGTTTTCCCTGCCCACGGCATGCAGCAAGAAACAGGAGGAACAGCGGCCAAGTTCAGCTGCTAATCCTTACACGTCGGAATCTGTGTATGCCGAAGTCCAGAAGAAGATAGAGAGCAATCCCAGGGACCCCGACCTCTGGTACCATCTCTCAGAACTCTATGACCGGAATGCCCAGTACAAGGAAGAGATCGAGGCGCTCAAGAAGGTTATAGAGTTGAAACCGGACATGGGATACGCCTATTTCAGGCTAGGCACGGCCTATAACCGTCTGGGCCAGCACCGTGAAGCAGTCGAGAGCTTCAAGAAGGCCCTGAAGTATATGCCTGACTATCCCGTTGCCTATAACAACCTAGCCATAGCCTATGGGAAGCTCGGCATGACAGACGAGGAGATCTCCGCCCTGAAAAAGGCGATCGCCTTGCGCCCCTCCTATGCTACTGCACGGTACAACTTGGGCGTTGCATACATGAAGGCAGGAAGGAAAAATGAAGCGATGACTATGTATCGAGAGCTCAAGAAGTCCGATGAAGGCATGGCAGATGCCCTCATGAAAGAGATCGAGAGCCATGGAAGAGGAAAGTAG
- a CDS encoding YncE family protein: MRKRVVLLLLVVFAIAGYVIASAVEMADTCLTGPGDSIEAKVVTPEEGVTFNATAYIAGHGGHIAVVDMRTMKPPTDMEKGRIVLTEAGSEMEGKIAGMSFEEVKKAGGTHGQAIVAEKGKKVLVAGTLSGDVYKIDLATGKKSGPYKVGEKFCGAVVGPDGNIYFEDMADGNVYVWDSQKLKTVDKMPVGKAVCGIQWTKNNKKAYITDMPTGTVYVYDWTTKKKIKEITSPEMTFLHQARMTPDGKYLFVSAPNEFDPGLKPPTHKSQVIVIDTAKDTIIKRIILPDDVRPHDFAFTKDGRYVFLSSRTYADDSAINVMDLKTGNIVRKVSACAECHKNAGVTVRIDKGSPLLCGIEVDWH; this comes from the coding sequence ATGAGGAAAAGAGTCGTTCTTTTGTTGCTTGTGGTATTTGCCATCGCCGGGTACGTGATAGCTTCAGCCGTTGAGATGGCTGACACCTGCCTCACAGGACCGGGCGATTCCATTGAAGCAAAGGTCGTGACACCTGAAGAGGGGGTTACGTTCAACGCCACTGCCTATATTGCCGGGCACGGAGGGCATATCGCCGTAGTCGATATGAGGACCATGAAGCCGCCTACGGATATGGAAAAGGGCAGAATCGTCCTTACGGAAGCAGGTTCTGAAATGGAAGGCAAGATCGCGGGCATGAGCTTCGAAGAGGTCAAGAAGGCCGGAGGAACCCACGGCCAGGCCATCGTAGCCGAGAAGGGGAAGAAGGTTCTCGTCGCCGGAACCCTGAGCGGAGACGTCTATAAGATTGATCTCGCTACGGGAAAGAAGTCGGGACCCTATAAGGTGGGCGAGAAGTTCTGCGGCGCCGTCGTAGGACCCGACGGAAATATCTACTTCGAGGACATGGCTGACGGCAATGTCTATGTATGGGATTCCCAGAAGCTGAAGACCGTTGACAAGATGCCTGTAGGAAAGGCTGTCTGCGGAATCCAATGGACGAAGAACAACAAGAAGGCTTACATAACCGACATGCCGACAGGAACGGTATACGTGTACGATTGGACGACAAAGAAGAAGATCAAGGAAATCACGAGCCCTGAGATGACCTTCCTCCACCAGGCAAGGATGACGCCCGACGGCAAATACCTCTTTGTGAGCGCGCCGAACGAGTTTGATCCTGGTCTGAAACCGCCAACCCATAAGAGCCAGGTCATCGTCATCGATACGGCCAAGGATACGATCATAAAGCGGATCATCCTGCCCGATGATGTCAGGCCCCATGACTTCGCCTTCACAAAGGACGGCAGATATGTGTTCCTCTCATCGAGGACCTATGCCGATGACAGTGCGATCAATGTCATGGACCTGAAGACGGGCAACATCGTGAGAAAGGTCTCTGCATGTGCCGAATGTCACAAGAACGCCGGCGTCACCGTGAGGATTGACAAGGGATCGCCTCTCCTCTGCGGCATCGAGGTCGACTGGCACTAG
- a CDS encoding ABC transporter ATP-binding protein: MIEVKGLTKTYKAGGLVLRAVDDVSMKIEKGEMVSIVGHSGSGKTTLLSLIGGLTRPNSGTVVIDSIDLWSIDDDTLSEMRSRKMNFIYQFSSLIPTLTVIENIILPMAFSGIKDVPHEYAMDLLDRVGLKDKAPVYPSQLSGGQQRRAAIARAFINAPEIVLADEPTGDLDEETEQEVLKLFRSMNEERGITFVIVTHSTELAGQADRRMRMHNGIISEVEK; the protein is encoded by the coding sequence ATGATAGAGGTCAAAGGGCTTACGAAGACATACAAGGCCGGCGGCCTCGTCCTCAGGGCCGTCGACGATGTGAGCATGAAGATCGAGAAAGGAGAGATGGTTTCGATTGTGGGACACTCGGGCAGTGGAAAGACAACACTCCTGAGTCTGATCGGCGGGTTGACGCGGCCCAACAGCGGAACAGTCGTCATAGACAGCATTGACCTCTGGTCGATAGACGATGACACCCTCTCAGAGATGAGAAGCAGAAAGATGAACTTCATCTACCAGTTTTCGAGTCTTATTCCGACGCTCACGGTGATTGAGAATATTATCCTCCCCATGGCCTTCAGTGGGATAAAAGACGTTCCCCATGAATATGCCATGGACCTCCTGGATAGAGTCGGTCTCAAGGACAAGGCCCCTGTATATCCTTCACAACTCTCAGGCGGACAGCAGCGGCGCGCGGCGATAGCAAGGGCCTTTATCAACGCCCCCGAAATCGTCCTTGCAGACGAGCCTACCGGCGACCTTGACGAGGAGACAGAGCAGGAAGTTCTGAAGCTCTTCAGAAGTATGAACGAAGAAAGGGGCATCACCTTTGTGATCGTTACTCACAGCACTGAGCTTGCCGGCCAGGCCGACAGAAGGATGAGGATGCACAACGGTATCATCTCGGAGGTTGAGAAGTAG